GAAAACACAAGCATCTACTATCATCCATATGGCTGGCAGGTAAATGAGACGTAGCGAAATGACTGAATTCATCTTAAGACAAGTAGTATGCACTTAGTTTGGTTCACTTCAGACAAAAACCCAAACAAGCTCAAACTGAAGAGTAGACAGACAGCAGCAAGATCAGAATGCCAGTCTCGCATCAGGAGAAGCTGATAACAATAATGGTAATAAAACTTAGGGCATCTATTCTTAACGTTGCAGGTTGCAATCCTTTCacttcttctcttccttctcAGCCTCGGCCGCCCTCTTCTGCCGGGCACCGATGTGGCGCTGGTTCATCCTCTCCACGCGCAGCTTGGCGTAGGCCTTGAATGCCTTCATGTCATCCGTGACCTTCACGACCTCAACCGAGCGCTTCTCGCCACGGGTGATAGGCATGTAGTCACCCTGGACCTGGGTGGCTGTGGCAAGCTCCTCAGGAGTCGAGTCACCAGCCTGCGAAAGGAGTTGGTTAATGTAAGGGATCTTCAGAACAGTGGGTTTAAGTGTAAGGCTAAGGCGGGTAAAGTTCCCTCACCTTGACCTTGCGGGCACGTCTTGGGAAGATGACAAGCTTGGCCTTGTAGGTCTTCAGCCTCTGGACATTGGCCTGCAGACCTTCAAGTGAGCGGTTCTTACGGCGGTGATCCACTGAGATGCCAATGGTTGGGGCAAACTTCTTGGGGATCCCAGCTGCCTGTGTGCAATAGGTTTATTGAGATCAGAATCACGATCCAAATATAACACATGGTAAAGTTTCAACGGCATTATGGCGTCAAAGCTACAATGTTGCTATTCAAACAAGCAATCTGATTTACCTTCAGCTCTTCAAGGGTGAAGCCCCTTCCAGCCCTAGACTTCATGTTGTACTTAAGTGTTTGGCACTGAACAATGGGGCGAAGTGGTCCAGAAGTAGGGCGGGGGAAGATCTTCACAGCTTTCTTTTGCCTAGCTGCAAAAGCCAACACCAAAAGAAAATTAGATGCTGGGTAAAAAAGAAATAGCAGCATCTTCAAACATAAAATTTAATGCCTCATGCAGGACTACAAATAGCACTTGagcattccttttttttttccaatttagacagcaacaatgcataacTCACAGCATCTTGTGGCTGGTTTTAAATAATAGAAGGAGCAGAACTAAAAGAAATACACAAAGCATCTTTTAGCTTATTGTACATGCAAAACCAAATAGAATCCAGAAGCATGTAAAGTTTAAGTCGATAAGTGACTGGTACCAAAGCATAAAGTAGACAATTTGTCGCAAACACATGCACAAATTGTTAGATGAGGGTTTATCAAGATCCAGACCACTGAATTTTAATCTAGTCTGGCTATGCAGCAAACTAAAATTATGATAGCACCAATAAATCACACAACACATTACCAGAAGAAACTATAAAATTAAGAAACAGCATAGCAATTTAACTTATATGTTACCGCAGATGGCTGCTGATCAAATAGACATAAAAGCAAAATATGTACATAAGTAAACAGTGTCTAAGCAGCTACCAGCAAATAAAACACTACAGAGCAAGAAATGCGTGATCGGCAGTCAATATCATACGAACACCCAGGGAAGAAGCACTACGGGCATTTAGAAGCACAATTGCAGTTCACGCATATGTTACACAGCACAATCTCACGAGCAAGTAGGAAGCTAACATGCTCATTCATTCACATAATCATTAGATAGATCGCAAGAGATCAATCACTTTACCGATGCGGCGCCTCTGCTTGCGGGCGGGCTGGTTGAACCATGTCTTGACATAGTTCTGCCAGTGCTTCTTGAAGTGCCCATTCGGGATGACGTTGTTGTGCTTCACCATGGCTTACCTTACCTACACCAAATCAAACAAACACAAACCATAAGCATCATGCGATTCCTTCCTAACAGCTCTTACTAACAGTTGCAGCAAAAATCCACACCAGATTACTGAAAGAAAAGGCTAACACCCTGTTCTAGATCCCACTAAAACGCATGAGAATCAACCAAAAATTACTGCTACAAATTACAAATCACGAGCTTCGCTTCGCCTGCTGCCATAAGAACAGAACAGTGAGATCTCTCGTCCTAGCTCCACAACATCTCACTACATCCAGAAACAAACAAGAAACGGAGCGCGCGCGCAGTACAACGAACCGAGATCCGAATGGACGAAGGTCTAGATCGAACTGGAAGCCTCGACTGATCCAGAAATGCTgcgcgagaggggaggagatggacgGGAAGGCACCCTACcttgggcggcgaggcggcggcggcggaggcggaggaggatgccgacgcgaggtggcggcgcgctagggttggAGAAGAGGACGCGAGGCGAGGTGGGGTTTTAGAAGAGAAGCCGAGGCCGCTCTAGTTGGGCCTTCTCATGGGCCAGCCCATATCGAAGCAAAGGTATCCTCTACGTGGGCCGGATATAAGGCCCATCTTCCGCATTCCCCGCATAAAGGCGTAATAGATAGTAATACGCTTGTGACAGCGGAGGCGTATTAGATTGTACTCGCTTTCTGATCTTTGAAGCGAAATTTCGATGGAAATGGAAGCGGCTCTGTGATAGGCCAAGACAGTAAGCGACTGCAGATATTGTATATTTGTATAAGCCCTGAATTCTGAAGACTTTTAGCAAACCCAAATTTTAAAGAATCAAGTTGATGCTGAATATTGTTTCATCATATTTTACTATCCCTGTGTGATCTTTGTTTAtgttttaagaaaatatatgtttGCGATTGTGCAGGCAGGCACAGCTCGGTTCTTGCATCGCCTGCTTGGAAAACTTCAAACAGGAAAATGGCAAGAACAACatttgaaaaagaaagagagaaaacaatGGCGGGTCGTCATCGGCGATGCGCGTCGTGAAGCCGGCACCAGAGAATCCATCCATGGTGCAATGGACAACAGCTATAGTATGGGAGCCGTTTTGGGCAGGATGCAAAGCTACAGCTTGCTGGAGCACTTACTGTAACCGTCTTGTGATCGTTAGCTGATGCTGATGTGCCAACTAATCAGCTATCAGGGATATATAAATGTATCTAGATGGTCAAGAGAGATCTTGATTGATTGATGTCTTAGTCAGAACTCAGAACCTCAATCGCCAGAGTCTTGTTCTTCTCTAGATGGAAAAAAGAGTAGGAAAGTTTAAGGTCAGCATCAGTGTGATCATGTGCTGCTTAGAGTCTTAGAGAAGAAGATGAAAATTCAGTATTTTAAATTGTGGTGCCTAATGTGTTCTCAAAATTGTGTTGCCTAGTCAGTAAAATAATTAGGGATTTTCAGCTCGGTGATGAGTTAATAAgaaaattatatgaaaatatGAGAATTGTCAGTGTCAGCAGAAATGTCCAAAACAAAGCTTTTGCCGTCGGCATATCTTCGATTAATCAAGACAGGAGTAGTTTTACCTGACAAGCAGAAGAAATGGTCTGGTGAGAAGTTTATGTCAAGCTTCAAGCAGGGCCATTCCAAAACTGCACTTTTGAGCCTTgcgtgtatgattcaaatatgCCAATGAAATGCCATGTAGATCAATGAATTCCTGAAGTAACATCAAATATGTCATCGATGGTGTCACCTCCTTACATCAATGGGCTTATTTTATCGCTAACACAAGCAGATTGGAACTTTGGAAGAGTTTATGGAAATGTTAGATATCTTGGAACAAATTCTAAGAGTTTTTCTGATTGCAGCTGTGAAAGATCTCTCACATATCTGCTGCAATTTTCATAATTTACAAAAGATGATAGTGCAGAATTTTTCAATCCAGGTTAATTAAGTGGAAGGACTAGTAACTTCAAGTAATGTACAGTTATTCCGTTCATACCTGCCTGGTAAACATAGACCTTCTTTGCGCATTTTATTTACTCATTTCCATGCGAAATTGCAAATGTGGTCAAATTCTTCAGAGGCCAATTTTTCAACTCATAAGACAAAACAAGAATTGTGGAATCTTTGCCTCCACAGAAGGGAAGATACCTCCACTCTGTTTATTATAAGCCAACTAGTATAATATTCAATTAGTATCATGTCTTGTGTGCTTGAACTCTTCTGCTAGTTCCATTTCTTAGGTTAGTGAGTGCTTTAGGTGGTATTCTACTTTATATTATCTTATTTGTTTCACTATATCTTCTTGAAATCATATGATTGCCTCTTGTGACCCTACTTAGTTAAGTACTAAAGACAGTTTTTAGGAACTTTATAGTCAATAATCTGGTTAAGTATTTTGTCAGGGGGGCTGAAGGTGAGTTGAGAGGGTTCATGGAAATGGAGGGCAGGGGTCTGTCTGAGCTGTTCAGGAACACAAGTGAAGATATGTTCCTAAAGGCGATGATGGAGAACTCGatgggagtggcggcggcggcaccaagCATGGAGATGATGGGGTTCAGAAATCTGTCCCAAGGTTTCAGAGAAGACAGCGAGGAGTTGTTCAATAGCTGGCTTATGAATGGAGAGGCAAGTTTTCTGAAAATCCATAAGATTTTGTCTCAGTACATGAAAGTTCATGTTTCAGAAAAAACAAATCCCAACTCATCTGTTGTTTTATGAAGTGCACAACTttttgtatacatacatatatttagAGATAGTGCATAAGCTTACATAGATATGAACATTGATGTACTGATTACTTTCATGGTTAATGTTACCTGAAATTCTTGATTGCTTGTGCACAGATTCCAGGATTTAGTGCCATGAATAATCGCCCTCGACAACCATCTAGGTAAGATTGTGGCATGGTGTGCCAGAACTAACTATTCAATTTAGTATCCATAAATATGCAGTGATGAATAAAATTGTATGTAGGATTGGATTGGTTGCCTTGCATAGACTAGAATAACTGAATGTCGATTAACCTCAGGCAAAGGTATCCAGATTTGTATCCCTCATTAAACTAGCCATGTCATGTTAACTTAATTAAGGTTGAAAAATCATGAAATAGAAACTCTTACGGTAAATTCAGAAAGCTCTAATTTGCATGGGGTCTATTCCTTTTTCTAGCAAGTGAATGGTGTTGAACTCAGAAAATTTTGTCTTGGAATCAGAAATCTGTACAGATATCTAGCAGTTTGTATGTTGGTCAATTTATGGTTAATGACCactgcatgcaaaaaaaaaatcaataattatGTGAATAATAGGATATTTGTCAAATATATGCAGGTTGTCATCAGAAGCAGCTGGCTTTCCTAATCAGCAACATGAAATTGCTCAAGAACATTTTCCTACTGACAACCTGATTCCGCAGAATTTGGCAGTTCATTCAGAGTTTACAATGAACCATAACCAGCAACAACTCAAGTACTATAGCTTTTCACCAACATCATATTGTGTTCTGGATTTTTTCCAAATTGTACTGAATTGGTTGTCTCCCATGACAGGAATGCAGCAGAAAAGGGAATGCAAGCTAGTGACCTACTTTTGGCAAAGGTTAGGCATTTTCATCACCCATCTACTAATACATGGATGAATTTATAATTAGTAAATGGCTGAATTTGCTTATATTGCCTGGTTTCTTCATATGTAGGCCTGGTTTCATAGTACTCAACCAATGACTAGAAGCAGATCTTCAGAACTCAGGCAGGAATTTCCAGTTCTATGCGCAATTACGCACTACTATCCATAGCTCAATTCCATGTTCTTAGCTCAATATCTACAAAATTTTCCATTATTTGCAGGAAGAGATATGCGGCGATGCAAAGTAACATGCCACCAATAACAACTGAAACAATTGAAACAGCTAACAAACTGAGACAAGATCTGACAAACGCAAGTACTGTGAACAGTGCACCAATGAGCAATACACCCAGTCAGACTCCAACATTTGTATCTCCTTCAAGTTCATCAACATCCCCTTTGGATAATCCACATATAGTAGCACAAGATACCATCACCTCAGTTGTGAGCATGCTCAAGGATACACTGGAGCGCAAGAAGCTTAGTAGCCATGCTAATGGAGACACCTCATCAGGCATATCTTTTGGTTTTTATGACAGTCAACATTTTCAACAGAACATTCTTGGAGGAACAGATATATTCCCTCTGGTGACAACTTCCCAAATTCAAGACTCGGTGATGCTTCCGAAAGTCGAGAGGCCAACAGAACAAGGCAGTGGGAACTTTGTTGCTCCTGCAAACCAGGTTTGGCTTGGTACAGCATCTCGAGAGCCTTCGCAGAGTGGATCATCTACTGCTATCCCAGCACCTTCAGCTGGATTTGAAGTTTGTGATGACCTGCCTCCCATTGGGCAAGCAATGACTGTTTGTGAGAGTACTAGAACAAATGCTGCAAATGGCAATGGGACAGCTGACTGTAGATCAAAAGGCAAAGGTAtacatttaagaaaaaaaatagaaccttAAGGATAAATTTAAACCCGAGGCCATATAAAATCTTCAATGAGCACACTATTGCTGTTATAAATTGTTTGAACTCTACTCTAGTTATAACATTGTGTGTATTTGTTCATGGTGTACAGATTTCAGAGAGAGAATACTAAAAGAAAATTTGAAGGATGACAGAAAGGTATGTTCTAACTGATATTTCTGATCACTTATTTTCCTTCTCATGGCAGATGTTATACGGTTCATTTCACTCATTTGCAGAAAGGGAGCCTAACTCGAATGGGATCCATTTCATCTGAACAAGCAGGTAAACCCAACAAGGAACTCTACTTTTAAAAACTTAAAAGTTCAGTATAGGATGACTACTGCAAAGAATTACTGAAGAGACAAAAGCTTATACACTGGTGAAACATGAAACAAGTTTAAAGGATCATGTAGTCCATCTCACATAGCgccttttttttcatgtttttaatACCTGAAAGCCCTACATATTTGGCTTTTGCAG
The Oryza sativa Japonica Group chromosome 6, ASM3414082v1 DNA segment above includes these coding regions:
- the LOC4339924 gene encoding protein CYCLOPS gives rise to the protein MEMEGRGLSELFRNTSEDMFLKAMMENSMGVAAAAPSMEMMGFRNLSQGFREDSEELFNSWLMNGEIPGFSAMNNRPRQPSRLSSEAAGFPNQQHEIAQEHFPTDNLIPQNLAVHSEFTMNHNQQQLKNAAEKGMQASDLLLAKAWFHSTQPMTRSRSSELRKRYAAMQSNMPPITTETIETANKLRQDLTNASTVNSAPMSNTPSQTPTFVSPSSSSTSPLDNPHIVAQDTITSVVSMLKDTLERKKLSSHANGDTSSGISFGFYDSQHFQQNILGGTDIFPLVTTSQIQDSVMLPKVERPTEQGSGNFVAPANQVWLGTASREPSQSGSSTAIPAPSAGFEVCDDLPPIGQAMTVCESTRTNAANGNGTADCRSKGKDFRERILKENLKDDRKKGSLTRMGSISSEQADKGDPTKKRRVERSRKMAEAKERSSTPVIPSDIQVVLKRCETLEKEVRSLKLNLSFMNRKDSEQTKQIEELQKQNEDLVEEKERLLEEIERIVSDTNT
- the LOC4339923 gene encoding 60S ribosomal protein L13-1; translation: MVKHNNVIPNGHFKKHWQNYVKTWFNQPARKQRRRIARQKKAVKIFPRPTSGPLRPIVQCQTLKYNMKSRAGRGFTLEELKAAGIPKKFAPTIGISVDHRRKNRSLEGLQANVQRLKTYKAKLVIFPRRARKVKAGDSTPEELATATQVQGDYMPITRGEKRSVEVVKVTDDMKAFKAYAKLRVERMNQRHIGARQKRAAEAEKEEKK